A section of the Castanea sativa cultivar Marrone di Chiusa Pesio chromosome 12, ASM4071231v1 genome encodes:
- the LOC142619558 gene encoding uncharacterized protein LOC142619558, whose protein sequence is MSHTFVMQVHCTWTCPLRFKLFSFSKHLGHNIRGCRRESCNLYPSLVATMSTVSTENAAVTTQNEATQKTHHPVQVAKRLEKFKTTIFTQMSSLAIKHGAINLGQGFPNFDGPEFVKEAAIQAIKDGKNQYARGVGVPELNNAISERFKKDTGLLVDPDKEVTVTSGCTEAIAATILGLINPGDEVILFAPFYDSYEATLSMAGANVKCITLRPPDFAVPINELKHTISKNTRAILINTPHNPTGKMFTREELSVIASLCIENDVLVFTDEVYDKLAFEMDHISMASLPGMYERTVTMNSLGKTFSLTGWKIGWAIAPPHLTWGVRQAHSFLTFATSTPMQWATSVALRAPDSYFVELKRDYLEKKAILVDGLKAVGFKVFPSSGTYFVVVDHTPFGLENDVAFCEYLIKEVGVVAIPTSVFYLNPEDGKNLVRFTFCKDEGTLKAAVERMKEKLVRK, encoded by the exons ATGAGTCACACTTTTGTTATGCAGGTCCATTGCACCTGGACATGCCCTTTGCgtttcaaattattttctttttctaagcaTCTGGGTCATAATATTCGTGGCTGCAGGAGGGAAAGCTGTAATCTTTACCCATCTCTTGTGGCCACCATGTCCACTGTTTCAACGGAAAACGCCGCCGTCACAACTCAGAACGAGGCTACCCAGAAGACCCATCACCCTGTACAG GTTGCAAAGCGATTGGAGAAGTTCAAAACCACAATTTTCACACAAATGAGTAGTCTCGCCATTAAGCATGGGGCAATAAACCTTGGCCAAGGCTTTCCCAATTTTGATGGTCCTGAGTTTGTAAAGGAAGCAGCAATTCAAGCCATTAAGGATGGAAAAAATCAATATGCTCGTGGAGTTGGGGTTCCAGAATTAAACAATGCCATTTCCGAACGGTTCAAGAAGGATACTGGACTTTTGGTGGACCCTGACAAGGAAGTTACTGTTACCTCTGGGTGCACAGAAGCAATTGCTGCTACTATCTTAGGATTGATAAATCCTGGTGATGAGGTGATCCTCTTTGCTCctttttatgattcatatgaAGCCACTCTCTCCATGGCTGGTGCCAATGTCAAGTGCATTACATTGCGTCCTCCGGATTTTGCTGTCCCCATCAATGAACTCAAGCACACTATCTCAAAAAATACACGTGCAATTCTTATAAATACTCCACATAACCCAACAGGAAAAATGTTCACTCGGGAGGAACTCAGTGTGATTGCATCCCTCTGCATTGAGAATGATGTGCTGGTTTTCACCGATGAAGTTTATGATAAGTTGGCTTTTGAAATGGATCACATTTCCATGGCATCTCTTCCTGGAATGTACGAACGAACAGTTACAATGAATTCCTTGGGGAAGACATTCTCCTTAACAGGGTGGAAGATTGGATGGGCAATTGCTCCCCCACATTTGACATGGGGAGTGCGGCAGGCACACTCTTTTCTAACTTTTGCTACCTCCACTCCAATGCAGTGGGCAACATCAGTAGCCCTTAGAGCCCCAGACTCTTACTTTGTGGAGCTAAAGAGAGATTACTTGGAAAAGAAGGCAATTTTAGTGGATGGATTGAAGGCTGTCGGTTTCAAGGTATTTCCATCAAGTGGGACATACTTTGTGGTTGTTGATCACAcaccttttgggctagaaaATGATGTTGCATTTTGTGAGTATCTGATCAAGGAAGTAGGGGTTGTAGCAATTCCGACTAGTGTGTTTTACTTGAACCCTGAAGATGGAAAGAATCTAGTGCGATTTACATTTTGCAAGGATGAGGGAACTCTGAAGGCTGCAGTTGAGAGGATGAAGGAGAAGCTGGTGAGAAAATGA